In Oryza sativa Japonica Group chromosome 2, ASM3414082v1, the following are encoded in one genomic region:
- the LOC4329882 gene encoding uncharacterized protein → MNLIGQSSVEIMEEAVDASAALDPKLAPLLLFGGHGDATFLYSVPKRALLAPMPTPTRVGDGGVDDMMRGHRWWTTAQGWLLMARRGSPCTFLWDPFTGRRVRLPPDHDGTVLTAEGSHRRRCLLSCCGPMDPTSCTDLVIDLADPELWYCRPGDNHWVKLHQQPYQYRNPAHRDAIISFLRKFTAIDGKFYTELHTGNVGVLEFSPEVAEGN, encoded by the coding sequence ATGAATTTGATCGGCCAGTCGTCCGTCGAAATCATGGAGGAGGCAGTCGACGCATCTGCCGCTCTGGATCCCAAGCTTGCTCCTCTGCTGCTGTtcggcggccacggcgacgcCACGTTCCTGTACAGCGTGCCGAAGAGAGCGCTGCTGGCGCCAATGCCAACGCCAACGAgggtgggcgacggcggcgtcgacgacatGATGAGAGGCCACCGCTGGTGGACCACGGCGCAGGGCTGGTTGCTCATGGCGCGCCGCGGCTCGCCGTGCACTTTCCTATGGGACCCTTTCACCGGCCGCCGTGTCAGGCTGCCCCCCGACCACGACGGCACCGTCCTCACCGCCGAAGGCAGCCATCGCCGGAGGTGCCTCCTGTCATGCTGTGGTCCCATGGACCCGACCAGCTGCACCGATCTCGTCATCGACCTCGCCGACCCGGAGCTCTGGTATTGCCGTCCCGGCGACAACCACTGGGTGAAGCTCCATCAGCAACCGTACCAGTACCGCAACCCTGCCCACCGTGACGCCATCATCAGTTTTTTACGCAAGTTTACGGCGATCGACGGCAAGTTCTACACCGAACTACACACCGGCAATGTCGGCGTCCTCGAGTTCTCGCCGGAGGTTGCCGAGGGGAACTAA